One stretch of Deltaproteobacteria bacterium DNA includes these proteins:
- a CDS encoding glycosyltransferase, with the protein MFKNKTVALVIPALNEAQGIEKVISNCPDYVDRIIVSDNGSEDDTARIAASLGAEVVSASLRGYGSACLAALKHLQKSPPDIVVFANGDASEDLSQMCRLLTPLASGAFDLVIGSRALGNVEKGALTAVQRFGNMLAVFLIYLVWGRRFTDLGPFRAITWTALERLSMEDRDFGWTVEMQIKAVRMGLRTKEVAVDYLKRRSGISKISGTVTGSVRAGVKILWWIFREAVRDRRYLSLGAVSYGAAVLLVISHIFNKKIFDVGDRPMYLSDFMVFVFVFAFGLYRFFLKEDRYQKIRIHVIVWLYLIFWGVMPYVMGITVPGLDGRHSLWPAIHVIGSAMFFGYGFLMLFFGRRLDCGWNCPCVATRETVGFAFRRMTPRNRLWWRLRYLKYVFLAFMLTYLGWIIFDPVHAYEKVGTYYYTVLTESYYFSYLFLPLFGNRSYCRILCPYAALWGLYSYLGFYRIEADGDKCLKCGKCESVCDMGIPVKEFVKTGRIKTVECMGCGRCVNACPAGILKIKSAWEFVRPLLNMSRVFTQRASERSLNP; encoded by the coding sequence ATGTTCAAAAATAAAACAGTAGCCCTTGTTATACCGGCCCTCAACGAGGCCCAGGGAATAGAGAAGGTCATCTCAAACTGTCCGGATTATGTGGACAGAATAATCGTTTCTGATAACGGCTCCGAGGACGATACGGCGAGGATAGCCGCATCGCTTGGCGCTGAGGTCGTATCCGCCTCTCTTAGGGGATACGGTTCGGCCTGTCTTGCCGCCTTGAAGCACCTGCAAAAGTCCCCCCCTGATATAGTGGTATTCGCCAATGGGGATGCCAGCGAAGATCTCTCTCAAATGTGCAGGCTGCTGACACCTTTGGCATCAGGCGCCTTTGATCTGGTAATAGGGAGCAGGGCCCTTGGTAATGTGGAGAAGGGGGCGCTTACAGCTGTACAGAGATTCGGCAACATGCTGGCCGTCTTTCTCATTTATCTTGTATGGGGCAGGAGGTTTACGGACTTGGGGCCGTTCAGGGCGATCACTTGGACGGCCCTGGAAAGGCTCTCCATGGAAGACCGCGATTTTGGCTGGACCGTGGAGATGCAGATCAAGGCCGTGCGTATGGGACTGAGGACTAAAGAAGTGGCCGTGGATTACCTGAAACGCAGGTCAGGGATCTCCAAGATAAGCGGTACAGTAACCGGGAGCGTCAGGGCAGGGGTCAAGATACTCTGGTGGATATTCAGGGAGGCGGTCAGGGACCGCCGATATCTCTCCCTTGGGGCAGTAAGCTACGGGGCCGCCGTTCTTCTCGTCATATCTCACATTTTCAACAAAAAGATCTTCGATGTGGGCGATAGGCCCATGTATTTGTCTGATTTTATGGTCTTTGTTTTTGTCTTCGCCTTCGGGCTCTACAGGTTTTTTCTCAAGGAGGATCGATACCAGAAGATCAGGATCCATGTCATTGTATGGTTGTATCTGATATTTTGGGGTGTCATGCCCTATGTGATGGGTATCACGGTTCCCGGACTTGACGGCAGACACTCCCTATGGCCTGCCATTCATGTCATCGGCTCGGCCATGTTTTTCGGTTACGGATTTTTGATGCTCTTTTTTGGAAGGAGACTCGACTGCGGGTGGAACTGTCCCTGTGTGGCCACGCGCGAGACGGTTGGTTTCGCCTTCAGGAGGATGACGCCCAGAAACCGTCTGTGGTGGAGGCTTCGTTACTTAAAATACGTATTTCTTGCATTTATGCTCACGTATTTAGGATGGATTATCTTCGATCCTGTCCATGCCTATGAAAAGGTTGGGACCTACTATTACACTGTGCTTACGGAGAGCTACTACTTCAGTTATCTCTTCCTCCCGCTTTTTGGGAACAGGAGTTACTGCAGGATACTTTGTCCGTATGCAGCTCTTTGGGGTCTGTATAGCTATTTGGGTTTCTATCGAATAGAGGCGGATGGAGACAAATGTCTTAAATGTGGTAAATGCGAATCGGTATGTGATATGGGGATCCCTGTCAAGGAGTTTGTAAAAACGGGCCGCATAAAAACCGTTGAATGCATGGGGTGTGGAAGATGCGTCAATGCCTGCCCGGCAGGCATACTGAAGATCAAAAGCGCATGGGAATTCGTGCGCCCACTGCTCAATATGTCAAGGGTCTTTACACAACGGGCTTCTGAAAGAAGCCTGAATCCGTG